In the Brassica napus cultivar Da-Ae chromosome A7, Da-Ae, whole genome shotgun sequence genome, one interval contains:
- the LOC106409573 gene encoding uncharacterized protein LOC106409573, with translation MEKEAAETSTELNFDSTTSSPYITAPSSPTLFGNNNVIFFSAPTSPSPSTSSNIPFDWSDQPRTPKKRSASDIDDDFEFNFSGQLDKSFFSAADELFDGGKIRPLGPSLPPVVSCVLDREDSGPGKDRSPGSSMSPLRVSDIVVDEEEVHETTKMVASNTSNQKSSVFLSAILFPGRAYKKWKLKDLLLFRSASDGRPVPTKESLRRYDILTKKEAEEVKSSSIRSRECCESTVSRSRRRHGTVVSAHEMHYTENRAVSEELKRKTFLPYKQGWLGCLGFNPAVHEISRVGSLSRAASS, from the coding sequence ATGGAGAAAGAGGCAGCAGAAACATCAACAGAACTCAATTTCGACAGCACAACTTCATCTCCATACATAACAGCTCCTTCAAGCCCAACCCTATTTGGAAACAACAATGTTATTTTCTTCAGTGCACCCACAAGCCCttctccttcaacttcttccAATATACCCTTTGACTGGAGTGACCAACCAAGAACTCCCAAGAAGAGATCAGCCAGCGATATTGATGATGATTTCGAGTTCAATTTCAGTGGACAATTGGATAAATCTTTTTTCTCTGCCGCCGATGAGCTCTTTGACGGAGGAAAGATTCGACCTTTAGGGCCCTCACTCCCTCCTGTCGTTTCTTGTGTTCTTGACAGAGAAGATTCTGGTCCAGGAAAAGACCGGTCTCCCGGATCTTCTATGTCTCCGTTGAGGGTTTCAGACAttgtggttgatgaagaagaagtacaCGAGACAACAAAAATGGTTGCTTCTAACACAAGCAACCAAAAATCCTCTGTTTTCTTGTCAGCGATTCTGTTCCCTGGTCGAGCATACAAGAAGTGGAAACTCAAAGATCTGTTGTTATTCAGGAGTGCATCCGATGGTAGACCTGTTCCAACCAAAGAGTCATTGAGAAGATATGATATACTTACAAAGAAAGAGGCCGAGGAAGTGAAAAGTTCGAGTATCCGATCAAGAGAGTGTTGTGAATCGACAGTGTCTAGGTCAAGGAGAAGGCACGGCACGGTGGTTTCGGCTCATGAGATGCATTACACTGAGAACAGAGCAGTGTCAGAGGAGTTGAAAAGGAAGACGTTCTTGCCGTACAAGCAAGGCTGGTTAGGATGCTTAGGGTTTAACCCTGCGGTCCATGAAATTTCAAGAGTTGGGTCCTTGTCACGTGCTGCTTCCTCTTAA